The genomic interval CGCCAACACTCACGGGGGCCCCAGCTGTCCTGCACGCTGTCCTACCAGCTGGTGCCTCATGCCACGTAGCTGAGAACACAGGGAAGCCAGGCATCGGTGCTCAGGAGAGCCTGACACCGGATTCTGCCCAcgtggcctgtcccagccccgcGGGATCACCATCCATCCTGAAATGGAGACGGGGCCCCAGGAGGCGGGTCTGGGTCTAGGACAGAGGGTGTGAGGATGGAGAAGGCTCCTGGACGTGGGGGTAAAGGCTCGGCCCTCTGAAGTCTGCTCTTGTGTTCAGGCTGGGGCCCTGCTCCCACTTCCTCCTGCCCACTCTGCTCGGCTTCTCTCCCAGCCGACTGGGGGGCCCACGTTCTCCTGCAGGCTCACTGCCCTGGGCAGATGGGGTGTCAGGCAGGCGGCAGGCCTGTAGTTCAAAGCATGGTGCCCTCGGGTCCGGTGGGCTCTCAGGGCTCCCGCAAGGGGACGGGGATCCGCgcctcagggcccagggcaggcacctGTGTCTGGGAACTGCCCAGGTTTCCACATGGGGCACACGTGGCATGTTTGGtccatgtgtgtggtgtgtggatgTACGTGTACATAAGCACATACAGTCTAGACATGATATAGATACACGCACAGTAGCTGCAGATGAAAAATGTAGTTCTTACTATGGATGAGAATTAACAAGTGAAAATCACGGCTCTGGAACACGTACTATTATCCAGTCATCAACCCAAGGGATCCGCAACTCCCCTGCCACTGCTCAGCCTCTTCAGGAAAAGGTAAGTCTTTCGAATAGACCGTCTACGAAGTCAGGCTAGTTGTCGGGGAGCCCGCGAGGGAAGGTGTGTTGCTCTCTGCCCCTTCACGGTCACCAGGAGGCAGGtcccctccagcatctttgctgGGACTGCAGCTTTTGTGTGCGAGGGTGGGTGAGGGCCCTCCGGGGTAAGGACAGAGGGGTCCAACCACCCCACAACACAGGGACCCTAAGAATGCAAATCGGCCCCGCGCCAGAATCCTGGGGACCCCCGGGCGGGGCTGTCAGGCTGATCATTCCCCGGCCCCCATTTCTTCAGTGAACTCGGGGAGTCAGAGGCTAGGTCTGAGAGACGCAGTCTCaggagggtagagggcggctcccAAGTCCTGTCAGGAGgcaaggtgaggacacaggagactgaggcccccAGGGAATCCACCTCCGCCCCACCCCCGACAGCCCTCGGAAACCCCTGGGCTCGGGGTCCAGATGTGATGGGCACTGATGCCCCAACCTTGGGAGGTGAGtgaggtgagggcctgggtgagggaggccggcttcaggtTTGCTAGTgaaggagcccagcgctgccaggagtcaaggtagaACCGTGTGTGGGGACTCGGTTTGCAGGCATCCAGGTCGGTTCTGCGGTCACCCCTGGGAGACCCCAGGCAGGGTTGCAAGGATCAgatccccaccccctcatccctgcttccctctctggtgTCCTGGCTCTGGAGGGTCTGAGTCCAAGGGGACCAAgctcaggtgggcagagggaggtgtccaggcccagccaggagtccaggtgaggagcagagggagggctgagggaacccatggaatccatctcagcccctggcgtccacagtcctgggaagccctgggcctggTGGCCTCATGTGAGTCCAGAGACTCCCCTGGGGGGTCTcagggcagtgagggccttggtgtgagggtgtgggctcgggtcaacaagggggcgtcccaggaCCTGATGGGGCTCAAGCTGAGGACGCTGAGGGAGGACAGAAGGGGCCCCACAGATccccgcccctgctgtcagccctgggagggccagggtgggatgagcactcgtggggtcctgacttcctgacatccgggtctcggaaggacgggggtcctgggatgaggggcggggcctcgggtggccagaggggagatcacatgccgcctgagtcaaggtgaggaccccgagggagaacggagggatcctgcaccccgggacagtgttgcaccttggaggccacagggcagggtgagcaccggcggcatttcctgacatccgggtctcagagggactgcggacctggtttgaggggcggggcctcgggtgggctgAAGGGAGGCTCCATGCCGCCTGAGTGAATCTGAGGACCTTGAGGGAGGATCTAGGAGACTCTGGACTCCAGAATAGAGGGGACCCCAAGCTATCTACCCCTGCAGTCAGCCCTGGTAGGCCCTGTGCTGATGAGCACATGGCAGCGtgccctgacttccgcatccgggTCTCAGACGGAGTCGGGATGTAGTACAAGGAGGGGGAGCTCAAGGGGGCAGAGTGGAGAATCCCAGTTCCTGCCGGgcgtcaaggtgaggaccctgagggaggccTGAGGGGACCAGAGACCCCAGCACAGAGTCGGTCCCGGGAGGTCATGGGGCCGGATCACCtcaggcagcatttcctgacatccgggtctcagagggactgcggacctggtttgaggggcggggcctcgggtgggctgaggagagaatcccagttcctgccgggcgccgaggtgaggaccctgaggaaGGACTGGGGACACCCTGGACTCCAGAATTGAGGGGACCCCAAGATATCTACCCCGGCAGTCAGCCCTCGGAGGCCTCAGGCCGGACGAGCCCACGGCAGCGTGCCGGGACTTCCGCATCCGGGCCTCGGAGGGACTGGGGCGCTGCTGTGGGGAGCGAAGCCTCAGCTTGGGAAACGCAGGGCGGAGGGCCTGTCAGGACAGTGAGCAAGGACTGTGAGGGAGGACTgcgggaccctggaccccagtacAGAGTCGTTCCTGGGAGATCATAGGGTGGCATGACCACAGgcacatttcctgacatccgCGTCTCAGAGGGAATGGGGCCCAggtttgaggggcggggcctcagaTGGGCTGAGGTGGGAATCCCCGTTCCTGCCTGGCGTCACGGTGAGGATCCTGAGGGAGGACTGAGGGAACCAGAGACCCCAGATCAGTGGGGACCCGCCgaaccgatcctgcccctgctttTATCCCTGGGAGGCCCCAGGGCGAGATGAGCACACGTTGCTCTTTGGTGTCTCGACTTCCCCATCCGGGTCTCAGAGAGACTGGGGCCTTAATATAAGGAGGGGGGACCTCAGGTATGCAGAGCAGGGTATCCCCGGTCCCCCTGgtagtcaaggtgaggaccctgagggaggaccAAGAGACCCTGCACCCCGGAACAGAGTCGGCCATGGGGGGCTATAGGGCAGGATGACCAaaggcagcatttcctgacatcccggTCTCAGAGGGACAGGGCTCCTGGTATGAGGGGCGGGGCGTCAGATGGGCAGAGGACAGAATCCTAAATTACCAGGGGGCAATGTGAGGACCGTGAGGGAGCCTTTGCCCTTGTGCTGGGTCTTGGAGGCCCCAGAGCAGGGTGACCAGGTGAGATGTTTTCTGACCTCTTACTCAGAGGTCCTTGGGAGGTGAAGTCCCTGGTCTGAGGAGTGTGGCTCAGATGTGCAGAGGGTGGTCTCCCCGGAACCCCCAGTAGGACTgggcagaccccctccccagGTAGAGGGGGCCTCAACAGAAACTTGCTCCTCTGGTCCTTCCTGGGAGGCCCGGGTGTAAGTCAGGAGGCATCACCTCCCCACTTTATCCTCAAACTCAGTGCGATGGTGGTGTCGGCCTGCAGGGGACAACCTCATGTTAGCGGAGGGGAGGGTTCCAGGACTTGCTGGGCGTAAATGTGAATGTCTTGATACTGAGAGTAGAGAGCGAGCCCACAGAATCCGGCCCTGCCCCCTGTCATCCCTGAAGTCCCTGGGCAGGAGTGGCCAATGGTGCTgccccctcacctctgccccagGCTCTCAGGGAATTCAGACCTAGTTCTGAGGTTGGCAGAAGGAGCCACAACCGGTCAGCAGCAGAAGGACTCACAGGATGTGCCAGGGCTCAGGAAAAGGACCCTTTGGGTGGATGCAGGGCATGAGGAGACCCTCACCCCAAAAGAGATGGGAACTTACAGTGTCCGGCTTGAGCTGTTTCAGCCCTAGGAGTCCCCAGTCAGGTCTGGCCGGATGGGGCCTGCCATCACTTCCGTCacgtggttgggggtggggtatcTCAGGGTGTGAGGACCTTGGTCTGAGGGGAAGCATCAGGCCAGCAGAGGGAGCGGTCCTAGGATATCCCACGTGTCAAGGCAAGGACTCTCCGTGAGGACCAAATGTACCCCGCCATCTCAGGAGAGGAAGGACCCCACCGGGTCCAGCTGACCCGTGTTCCCAGCCCTGGAAGGAACAGTCAGTGGTGGCCCTAAGTGCCGTGCTCACTTCCATCCTGGGTGGGAAGGTGGGAGTCTTCAGGGAGTTGAGGTCTGGGTCTGACGGGCAGATGTCAACTCGTCatcccaggtgggggcaggggggaagaGCAGGCCCTGGCGGGAGTGAGATGCATGGCCTCCAGGCACTGAGGGCACCTCcgcccagggcagaggggccgATCCCCGCTGCCAGTGCTTCTGGTTTTttcggggggctgggggtggatgtTGTGTAAATGGATCCTGGGACCAGTTTCCACGTAGGGGAGAGGTTCCCCGGACCAACAACAGTTCTCAGACAGCAGCAGAGTGTTCAAGAATTCAACTGCGTTCTGACACCGTCTAGCCAGAGATGGCATCAGACCCTCTGGTTCAGGCTCAGTCCTCCAagactgccctccccccaccacttcaGAAGCCCACCGCAAGGCAAGGTTCTTCCCTGTGCTGCTAAATGGCCAGCTGTAGGTTGGGGATTCCAACTCCCTCCTCCTTGGGTTTCCACCGCTGGTGACAAGTCGAGGCTGTTACTTGTCCTTCTGAAAGACGTGTCCTTCTGAAAGACCTCCAGAGGTTGCCACGCCCTCCTCCTCAGGTTTGGttgatttgctagagtggctcacaggtcTCTGACAAACGTATTACTTCCTAGATCACCAGCTGAACATAAAGGGCATGAGTCACgaagagccagatggaagaggtgcTAGGGCCAAGGTGTGCGGGAGCGGGGCCGACTTCCCCGCTCTCTCAGACAGTGCCACTTGCCCCAGCTCTCTACCtgctcaccaacccagaagctctccaaacccatcCTCTTGGGGTTTgacggaggcttcattacataagcaCGATTGGTTAAACCATTGGCCATTGGCAATTGAACTCAAATCTCcagcctttctcccctccctggtggtgctggggaggggccaAAAGATCCAAACTTTTAATCACATGATTGGCTCttctggcaaccagccccatTTTAGGTGCTTTGCAAACACATCTCAttgacatgaaaaacaaaaacagcacatTCATCACTCTCAACACTGAGGACATCCCAAGGGCTTTGGGAGCTGTGAACAAGGAACTGTGCACAGAAACCAAAGTCAATGACCAGAGGTATCCTTGTCCTGAATCACAGCAGGGAAGgggcctcctctcctttctctcccggCTTTCAGGGAGGTGAGGACCTTGGTGTGAGAGGACGGGTCAGATCCTATCTGAAGGAACCACGCCTTGGCGACAGAGAGAAGAGTCCCGGGTCCTCCCAGGAGTCAAGGTGAGGGCCCGAGGGAAGGGTGAGGGGACCCGCACGCCCACAACAAAGATGGGACACCAAAGTAAACCTCGTTCAGCCCTAGAAACCCTGGGAAGGTCGATAAGCTTGTCCTCCCACAAGGCCACTGGGTCCCCACCTGTCACCGCTGCCCAGACTCCTGTCAGCTGCCAACACCTGTCATTATGTCCCTGGTTCAGATGAGTGAGCTCCGCCAGGCTGTGGAAGACCTTCAGGACCCAAGAGACGCCCAGGGCCTGGTGGATGTGCAGCAGCTGGAGGCTGAGCAGGAGGGGGCCGCATCCCCCCGGTacccctgctcctcctcagtctcctcttcctactctgccGGTGCCGAGTCCCTGCGCCAAGGTGCAGAGCTTTCAATGATGGCTGACCTGGTGAGCTTCCTGCTCCTCAAGTATCACCGGAAGCAGCCGACCACCAGGGCAGAAATGCTGAGTATCCTCAGAGAataccaggaccacttccctgcggtcttcagccaggcctctgagtgcatgcagctggtctttggggtggatgtgaaggaggtggaccccAAGGAGCACTTGTacatcctggtccccaccctgggcctcacctgtgATGGGATGCAGGGTGGTGAGCAGAGCATGCCCAAGAACGGCCTCCTGGTGATACTTCTGGGTGTCAtcgtcctggggggagggggggtgcctgAGGAAGAGGTGTGGGGAGCACTCGGTGTCATGGGGGTGTATcctgggagggagcacttcatctacggggagcccagggagctgaTCACCAAagcgtgggtgcaggaggggtacctggagtaccggcaggtggccaacagcgatcccgctcgccacgagttcctgtgggggccccgggcccacgcggagaccagcaagctgcaagtcctggagCATTTGTTTAGACTCAACAGTGAGGGTCCCATTTCCTTCCCGTCCCTGTCTGAGGAGGCCGTGAGCaatgaggaagagggggcctgagCCAGACTTGCAGCCGCGCTCCTTCCAGGCCCCTGTCCAGCAGCTTCTCCTGCCGGGCAGGAAGGGAGCCCATCCTTCACTCTGTGTTTGCAGAGCGAGCAGTCAGCCTTGGAAGGAGTGAGGGCCCGGGCCAGCTCGGGGGGCACGGcgtacagcatctctgggctcctcccGTCCTTTACGGTGACATGGAAATTGATCTTTGTTTCCTGTAGGTGTTTTTCAGTGCTGTTCCTATTAATAGAAGatttaataagcttcagtatCTAACTTTGTGAATGACAGTGATCACAACGTGTGTATGCTTATCCAGTTCAAACACAAcagttttcctcttctgtaaaggagactgaaatctctctctctctctccctctctctttttttttttttggtcatcctGGATGACATAATATGGAATTGCAATTAGAATTGTTTGGGAAATGTGAGAGTAATTAGCAATGATACAGATGAGGGAAGATTtagaacaataaaagtaaaaataattaacttgCTTCTTACCCCTTCTTGTTTGTCATTTTATACGTGTAATATCCCTATGTTTAATTGGGTTTCCATGGGTTATTTAAGAAAGTAGGAGAAAATCAGTGTGAATCAACAGGATCCCTGCTCACCATCTCACTTCATCCGCACACATTCACCGAGCCTCTGCTGTCCGGAGGGCTCTGTGTTAGTGGGGACACTAGGAAAAGCAAGACACACCCCACACCTAGAAGGACAGGCTAGGAGCCCAGTCACATCAGGAAGATGGTGACATGTCCCTGAAGTCCCacagaacaagggaaagaagCGGCGAGGCGGAGGGGGTCCGGGAGAGAGCACCCAAGTGCAAGTGCGCAGagccagggcaggtgggggctttgggaagctgggcttccttctgtgggaggtgacGGTAATGAAGCCGGGTGGTGGCGGCGGCCAGACTTGAAGAAGGCGTGTTTTGGGTTTGAGAAGCCACAGTTCGGATGGAAGGGCGGCTGGGAGGGGGCAAAGGTTGTTCCTTGACTCCCTTCGTAGGAGCTCGGTGTTGAGTCCAGCTGggaaccctcccccacccctcagtgtAACCTAGCCTCTAATCGGGAGAATTTACTTAGTTTCATTTAGGAGACATGCTTTTTGGCTGATTAGCTCTTCCACATCCTACTGAGCTGCGTGTTCTCTAACATGACCTGGATAACAAACCAACCAGCCAAGTGCcagaggagggagtgggagggTCTGGGGCCAAAGAAAATCAGAAGCACCTGCCAGTCATCGCGGTTCCAACAGGCAGCGCGCCCCGCGCGAGGTGCTTGGCGCACATCACACGCACCCCTGCAGTCCTGCGGGACGGGCCTCCTCACACCCGCCCACTGCACAGATGAAGACCCTGAGGTCGTGGGGCTCGGGAACCTTCCCAGGATCACGTGCTAGTAAGTGACGGGGTGGGGCCGAGACCCCTGGTCTGAATTCATCTAGAGCCCACGCTGCGCCCACCCATCGCAGCCTGCGGCCCACCTCCTGACCCAGAGTCCACTTCTCTCCTCAGTGTCCTCGTGGTGTCTGTCGGGTGACAGAAAGTAGGATCCTGAGGCCCAGGTAGTAAAAGCTGGACCAAGAAAGGAAGGTGACTGTGACAGTCAAAGCCAGGGTGAGGACTGTCTGCGGTTTCTTGAGAGCTGACCCTGCCAGTTGGTGGCACTGCTGTCCAGTCCCAGCCCTTATCCCACACGACAGCACCCTGCCCTGGTCCCCTCCTTCCCCGGGGCCCTCCTGGCCAACTCGAACCTGACCTGCTGACTTGGTCAtcacagggggtgggggtgtggagagagagacagagacagagacagagagagacagagagagacagagacagaggcagaggcagagacagagagagacagagacagagagacagtcaCGGAGACAGACACAGGGACAGAGCGAGAGCCAGAGCGCGAGACCGGGCTTGAGACTGGGATTGGGTTTGTGGTTGACTGGGTCTTGAAGGCCACATTTCTTATGGGATAACATCCCTAACGTAGACTTTTCAGAAGCTGCAGAAAAGTTAACACTAGGGAACATCCTGACACcgtctccctgtccccagtgggggaggggagcggccgTAACAGAGCTTGCCTGGGGCTCCTTTGGAAAGTGCATTGCACCCGACGGCCCCTGTGCCATTTGAGCTTCTAAGGATGGCTTTCCCGGGTCTCCTTGGCTTTGGACAACTACGAAATGAGTCATCACTGGACAAGGAAGACTCCCCTTTGCTGCTGTCCCTGTGGGGTGCAGGTGGCTTCCGGGCAGACACAAGGCCCCCAGTCTGGGCTGAGGCCGTGGGCTCGGGCGTCCGCAGTGGACCACAGGCCGGCTCTACTTCTCCGTCAGGCGGATCCTAGGCCCACGACTCCACCTTCCCCGGCCCGGGCCGGGCcttccctgccacctgccccGGGTCAGACGGGAAGAGTCCACGGCGCTGCGCCGCAGAGCGCTCAGCACCGCCAAGGGACGGCAGGCGCCCTCCGACCTGCTCGAACTGTCGCAGTGACCGTGCACAGCTGCTTTCAAGGACACTGAAGCCAGCTCCTGGGCGACATACAAATTTGTTCGTTCCAAGATACGCTGGGGACCACGTTCACGTCCTGTCCTAGTCTGCTGTCCTCAAGGACCTCTTTCCgggtctggagggggaggcagataCACCCAAGCTCTCAGGGAGACAGGAGCACCCCACCTTGGGACTGGACATGCAAGGCGGGCTGTGGGAGCCTTGGGAGGGAGCCTGGGACCACAGGAAGACCCGACTGCCGAGGTGGCCTTGAAGCCGGGCCGGCCTTGAAGCCGGGCCCCAACATGCAGAGCGGCCTGTGGATAGAGACGGGCATTGCCACCCGACGAGGCAGCTTGAGGACATGCCCAGACAGGGGAGTTCTTGGCGGGTCCCAGAGCAGCCGGGGACTGGGTGCGGGTCTGGCCCAGGGCCCATGGACGGTGACGGAGAGCGGTTGGGGGTCCTCTGGGCTGGCGGACACCGGGGGCTAAGGCAGGCGCAGCGGCCGGCGGGCCAGGCTGGGAAAGGCAGGCCTTGGACGTCGTGAGGGCTGGTATCTGAGTAACAGGTGTCCTGAGCCATGGCTGAGAGCGACCCCTGGGGCGCGACACAAAGCCACGGCCCAGccggcccggggcgggggcgggggcagggagggcaggggtgcgtgggatggagggaggcagacCTGTGAGGGGGCAGGCCCACCAGACCCAGGGTGTGA from Vicugna pacos chromosome X, VicPac4, whole genome shotgun sequence carries:
- the LOC140685423 gene encoding melanoma-associated antigen 10-like, producing MSELRQAVEDLQDPRDAQGLVDVQQLEAEQEGAASPRYPCSSSVSSSYSAGAESLRQGAELSMMADLVSFLLLKYHRKQPTTRAEMLSILREYQDHFPAVFSQASECMQLVFGVDVKEVDPKEHLYILVPTLGLTCDGMQGGEQSMPKNGLLVILLGVIVLGGGGVPEEEVWGALGVMGVYPGREHFIYGEPRELITKAWVQEGYLEYRQVANSDPARHEFLWGPRAHAETSKLQVLEHLFRLNSEGPISFPSLSEEAVSNEEEGA